In Nitrospirota bacterium, the following proteins share a genomic window:
- a CDS encoding GlsB/YeaQ/YmgE family stress response membrane protein, with translation MELFWFLIIGLLAGWVAGKLMRGHSFGLAGNLVVGVLGAVIGGYLFDILNVEAYGFVGSLVMAVVGAMVLLFVIGLVKRI, from the coding sequence ATGGAGCTGTTCTGGTTTTTGATAATCGGCCTTCTCGCCGGCTGGGTGGCGGGCAAGCTGATGCGGGGCCACAGTTTCGGGCTTGCCGGAAACCTGGTGGTGGGAGTGCTGGGGGCGGTCATCGGGGGCTATCTTTTCGATATCTTGAACGTGGAGGCCTACGGGTTTGTGGGCTCCCTGGTCATGGCCGTGGTGGGAGCGATGGTGCTGCTGTTTGTCATAGGCCTCGTGAAAAGGATTTAG
- a CDS encoding hydrogenase small subunit, translating to MGSTGGEKHGELYASLVRKGVSRRDFMKFCTAMAATLALPAGFGSTIAEALEKADKPVLVWLEFQDCAGNTESFLRADHPTIAELVLDIVSLDYHETIMAPAGFQAEKSLEDVVKNQKGKYLVVVEGSIPTGDGGVYCTVGGRAAVDIVKEVCGNALATIAVGACAWDGGWPAAQPNPTGARGVKDVVKGITLINLPGCPANVENITGTVVHYLTFGSFPVTDSMGRPYFAYREIIHDHCERRAHYDAGQFVRQWGDEGHRLGWCLYEMGCKGPETRKNCPQIRWNGGTNWPVRSGHGCIGCAAPHFWDTMSPFYRRLPKVPGFGIQSTADRIGVGVAAVTAGALATHGVVRAVRGKKTEPEKTEE from the coding sequence ATGGGCTCCACTGGAGGAGAGAAGCACGGGGAACTTTACGCATCCCTTGTGCGCAAAGGGGTGTCGCGGCGGGACTTCATGAAGTTCTGCACAGCCATGGCCGCAACGCTGGCCCTGCCGGCAGGCTTCGGGAGCACCATTGCCGAGGCACTGGAGAAGGCGGACAAGCCCGTCCTTGTCTGGCTGGAGTTTCAGGACTGCGCGGGCAACACCGAGTCCTTCCTCAGGGCCGACCATCCGACGATAGCGGAGTTGGTCCTTGATATCGTTTCCCTGGATTATCACGAGACCATCATGGCCCCGGCGGGTTTCCAGGCCGAAAAATCCCTTGAGGACGTGGTTAAGAACCAAAAGGGCAAGTACCTCGTCGTGGTGGAAGGCTCCATACCTACAGGCGACGGCGGCGTATATTGCACGGTCGGCGGCAGGGCCGCGGTGGACATCGTCAAGGAGGTTTGCGGCAACGCCCTTGCCACTATCGCCGTGGGTGCCTGCGCCTGGGACGGCGGGTGGCCAGCCGCACAGCCCAACCCGACCGGAGCGAGAGGGGTCAAGGACGTTGTGAAGGGCATTACCCTCATCAACCTGCCCGGATGCCCGGCAAACGTCGAAAATATAACCGGCACTGTCGTCCACTACCTCACCTTCGGGAGCTTCCCGGTCACCGACAGCATGGGGCGGCCATATTTCGCTTACAGGGAAATCATCCACGACCACTGCGAAAGGAGGGCCCATTACGACGCGGGCCAGTTCGTGAGGCAGTGGGGAGACGAAGGGCACCGCCTGGGATGGTGCCTTTACGAGATGGGCTGCAAGGGACCGGAGACGAGGAAGAACTGTCCGCAGATAAGATGGAACGGAGGCACCAACTGGCCCGTCCGCTCGGGCCACGGCTGCATAGGATGCGCGGCACCCCACTTCTGGGACACGATGTCGCCTTTTTACAGACGCCTTCCCAAGGTGCCCGGCTTCGGCATCCAGTCGACCGCTGACCGCATCGGCGTTGGCGTGGCCGCCGTCACCGCCGGGGCTCTGGCAACCCATGGCGTGGTGAGGGCCGTCAGGGGCAAGAAGACCGAACCCGAGAAAACGGAGGAGTGA